The stretch of DNA AGCTTATCAACCCTACGTCGGTCCGCGTGAGCAGAAGCAAATGCCGATTGAGAATGCAAAACGCCGCCTGTTATCCAAAGATGAAGAACGAAACTTATTGATTTCACGCGGAACGATTAACGAAGACGAATTGGCGAAGATGCGCGACCATGTTGTCCAAACAATGAATATTCTTGAGCAACTTCCCTTCCCCCGTAAACTTCGCCGGGTACCGGAGTATGCAGGCGGTCATCATGAGTTCATTAATGGAAAGGGCTATCCCAAGGGTCTGGCTGGACCATCGTTACCATTGCAATCGCGCATTATGGCACTCGCTGATATCTTTGAGGCACTCTCTGCTGCTGACCGTCCTTATAAGAAAGCGAAGCCAATGAGTGAGGTACTCAAAATCCTGGGCTTTATGGTGAAAGGTGGGGAAATTGATGCCGATATCTTCGATGTCTTTATCAAGAGCGGCGTGATGGCGGGCTACACCAAAGAGTTCATCATGGAAAATCAAATTGACATCGATTTGGTAACAGGAAAATGAAACAACACATACTCCTTCTTGGATTTGCACTCGCATTATCCGCGACAACCGCAGTTGGTTGCAGTCCCAAAGCGTGTAACTGCGGTTCCGAGGGCAAAACCTCTGTATCGAAAGCAGCGACTACTGCGACTGCTGCCATTGATTCCAGCGCGGCTGCAACCGCTCTGCTGAAAACTTACGCGTGGCGTAATCTAATGCCGTCGACCGATCCTGAACCAAAACCGGTGCGGTTGCAATTGACGTGGAAAGTGACCGGTCCCGGACGAATTGTAGAACCGGAAGTAACAATTCTTAAGGCGGGAAAACCAGTGGAAATCAATCGTCGCGAGCTGACCGCTTTCCCGCAATCCAAAACGCAATTGGCGGAAAACGATACACATGAATATCGTATGCAATGCGAATTCAGCGATCCCGGTGGAACATCCCTCGAACTTCAATGGTTTGATCTGCATAGTGGACAATGGTTTACGAGCGACAGTATAGAAATTCAGATCGTCCAATAACCAACGTCATCGATACAAGGGTAGGGGAGGGCTCCCATGCCCTCCCGTTGCAGTCGGGGCGTATGGCTTACGCCCTCTTCCAATTTGGAGGTTAGGCAATTCGCTTCGAATCACGGAACGTAATCCTGCCTGTCACAAAGGATACTCTGTAGGACAGACACTCTTGTCTGTCCACCGTAGCGCTGACAATCCTGTCTGGGAAAAGAAACAGGAGGTTAGGCAATCCTGCCTGACCAGTCATTCCGAACCTACAGTTACATACTCATTGGCAATAAAAAAACGGACTACCTCTCGGTAGTCCGTTCTCATTTCGTGAACAGGAAGCAATCAAGAAAACTACTTCTTCTTTCCCTTTGCAGCATGTTCCTTTGACGCATTATCGGCTTGCTTCGAGATGACTGAATCGATTAAACCATACTTCACCGCTTCTTCCGGATTCATGTAATTGTTCCGGTCGGTATCTTTCTCAATAACTTCAATCGATTGTCCAGTATGCTTAGAAAGGAGCAAATTCAACTGCTTTTTAATCTTCAGAATTTCTTCTGCTTCGATTAAAATATCCGACGCCTGTCCACGTGCACCACCCGATGGTTGATGTATCATGATCCGCGAATTTGGTAATGCCAGCCGTTTACCGGGTTCGCCGGCGGCCAGCAGTAACGCCGCCATAGATGCTGCCATTCCCGTGCAAATCGTACTCACCGGGGAGCGGACATACTGCATGGTATCGTAAATCGCCATTCCGGCGGTAACCATTCCTCCCGGGCTATTGATGTAAAGTGCGATTTCCTTTTCCGGGTCTTCAGCGTCGAGGAACAACAACTGCGCGACGACTAACGAAGCAATCATATCGTCGATAGGTGTTCCTAAAAAGATGATCCGCTCTTTTAACAAGCGGCTGAAAATATCGAATGCCCGTTCTCCACGACCGGTCTGTTCGATTACCATTGGTACGAGACTCATACAATCCTTTCCTCATTCGGTACGTTACGATAGTTATACGCAGCGACCATCGAATTCGTTCAACTGGCGGCTTGAATTTTGGTCAACAACTCGCGATACACTGCTTCTTCTTTGCCAAAAGGAACGTGTACCGAACCCGCCGCCGTATGACCGCCGCCGCCGTATTGCGTTAACAATTCTCCTAAGTTAACGGTCGAACGGGTATTCAAAATCGAGCGTCCCAATGATATTTTTACCATGTGACCTTTTTCATTGTGAACTTCCGCTAATTTGATCGAGACTTCGGCGGCGGGAAACATCCCATACACTAAGAATCGGTTTTCAGCAGGAACCCGTTCGAGTCCGCGTAGATCGGTCACCACAACCATCTTTTCCAATCGGGAACGTGAAGAAATCGCATCACGGTACTCGTCCAGTTCCGAAAGAACGACATGAGCACGCTGTGCCGTTTCCGATTCCTGCAATACTGGTTCCACTTCTCCGTTAGCCTCGAATAGCAAATTAATCAATTTCCGCCAATATGGCTCATCTGCCGGCTTTTTGGGATTGATCGTTAACTCAAGCAGAAAATATCCCGACGGATTCGCAATTTCCTCAGCGGTGATGGTAGCGCTATCCACCCGGTCGGTCTCGACTACCATTCTATCACAACCGGGAAATCTGTTGTGACCATAGTAGTCGTAAACCACTCGAGCTGCCGACGGCGCTACCGCCCATTTTCCCGGACGCGGCACTTTCGGTTCGTTCGAGGCATGGTGATCAAACCACAACGCGCACCCTTCGGCATAGGGTAGATTGGTAATGATATCGTTACTTTGAATCGCAAGTTCACCGTGTTGCAACGGAAACGCCTCAGTGAAACGATAATCCGAAACGGTTACGACATGGCGTAACAATACGGCACAAGCGATTCCGTCCAAATCGGCGCGGGTTACTATTCGCATCGGAGTCATCATTAATTGTTTTCCTTACAGTCGAACGAAGCTAAATTACATCGCAATATGATTCGACGGTCGCGGAAAAGCAAAGGCGCAACGGATGAACCGAATTGTAGTTTTAGGTGATGGACTGTTCGTGCCGGAGTTGCTTCGGCGAAGCATCGAAGTCGTACACTTGCACCCGGCGTCCGAAACTACCCCATTCCCTTTAGAACACTGGACTGGCTTAGAAATCGCCAAGTATTTGCTGCCCAATGACATCCTGTTAATTTCCGGGGCGATTTCGCCTGTCGTATTTCCTGCAAGTTTCGAGAATATTCGAAATCCAGTTGTTTGCTATCTTCCCGATGCGCCGCTCCACCGGTTTTGGATGAGCCGGGCGGCAACCTCTCTTACTCGATTAGTCGTTGATCAACCGCAGGAAGTTTCGTTCTATCGTAAGCTTGGCATAAATGCCGAGTGGTTGCCGCTCGCCGCCGACCCGACGCTGTATCATGCAGGAAATCGCGCGTGGAACGACCGTGACATTGATTTTCTCTTTGTCGGTACAGTTGATCCCGCTCGACGGCTTAAACGTTCCAAACTGCTGAAAATCATCCAAAGCGTAGTAGCAGTCACAATCCTTGATGGTGGCGGTAACCGTTCCGTTCCGGCTGATGAAGTTGCGGAATACTACCGGCGAGCAAAAGTCATTATCAATGAGAATATGTTTCCTTCTGTGAATTTGCGGATGTTTGAAGCAATGGCGTCCGGTGCAATGCTTTTCACTGAGGAGACAGATTGTTGTTGGTCGAGGTTGTTTACCGATGGCAAGCACTTCCTCACTTTCAACGCCGAAAACCTCCGAGAGCGTGTTCGTTGGATCAAGCAAAATCTCGCCTCTGAAGTAAAAATCATCGCTGAGGTAGGGAGGCGAGAGGTTGAAAACCATCATTTGCTATCCAACCGCGTCGATCAACTGCTTGCAGTTCTGTTAGCTTTGCCTTCCAATGACAATCCATTATCACGTTTGCATCCCGGCGTTCCGTTACGAATGGCGCTCCGCTGGAGTCTACACCCCCAGCGGGATATCTGGTTACAGAGTAGTCTCTCTTTGCTCGCAGAGGATTCTACTACTTTCGATAAAGAAAGCTGGTTGGATCGAGTAGCGCTGATGCATGTTTTACAAAAAGACAATGCGCTGCTCGACACACTCAAGGAAGCAATCAAACAGCATCCCAATTCGCTTCGTCTGCGCGTAGCAATCGCATGGCAACAAATTGCGGCTGGATCCAACAATGGCTATGCCCATCTTCGCCAAGCCTTGCGAATCGCTGGTTACGAAGATTTCTCGGATACCCGGTTACGAACTGAGTTGGGGTATTGTCACTTTGCTACTGCCAATCTTCTCACTGTTATCGGTGAAGATTTCGATCCCGGATTTCTCCGAAAAAAACTTCCGGTGTTTCTCTGGAAAGCGATGGAACATTATCAACAAGCTGTGGAGCTTTCCCCAGACGATGAGGAAATCCGGTGTACTTTCGCAAGATTTCTACAGGAACGGTTTGCGGTGGAAGAAGCTGCCTATCTATTGGAACACGCTCCCAATCTAACCGTGCGGATTCGGGAAGCGCTTGCGTTGTTACAACCTGAGCTTTGCCGCTAACCGATAGTCGATCTTGCAAACTGGAAGGATGCTACGTAACATAGTACAGTAGGGGGCGACTGGCTTCGACGGGGTCGGAGTGGTCGTACTTTGCAGGCCGAGGATGGTTGAATCCTCGTTAATCACGCAACCAACACTCAGAAGTGCCGACGATTACTCGTACGCACTGGCAGCCTAATCCCCAGAGGAAAGAGGCTCCCGGCGACCCAAACCCGCGCCCAACCGGTTTGGTTAGCCGTCATTTCGATGGGCTGGCATTACGTGCGTCGTAACGCGTAGTGTAAGATTTTTTTACGGCTGGCTGCTTTGAAGTAGGGCGTGGGCTCCCTTAGCAGTAAGAAATAAACCCGTCCTAAGCCTGTAGTAGGGTGCGATGGCACGAGTTCGGACGTGGGTTCGATTCCCACCGCCTCCACAAATAAAAAGCGCAGATTTTATCTGCGCTTTTTTTACGGGCATTGATTGAGTTACTGCTCTGCTTCCATCTCCTGATCGTCCATCTGAATGTTGCCAATCGATAGGATTAACTCTGATACGTCAAATGGTTTTTGCAAAAATCCATCTGGTTTGTAACGAAGTGATTGAAGTAACTGCTTAAAGTGAGAATATCCTGTAATAAGCATTACCGGCATTTCTACTTTATCTTTTTTTACTTTTGCCAGCAATTCCAGTCCATTCATACGAGGCATGTAGATATCGGTGATGATTAAATCGAATTTTTCGCGTTTGAATAACTCATATGCATCTAAACCATCTCGTGCACCGACCGCTTCCCAACCAACGGTTGAGATTATCTCGCTTAAAAGTCGCACGATTTCTACTTCATCGTCGACGATTAGAACGCGTAAACGGCGTGGCATGCAACACTCCTGTTACGAGTCATTAGAATCACTTGAACTTGATACATCAACATTTTGAATTAACCACTGATGGTACTCATGATTGATCGCTGCAATCTCGAAGATTACAATTTCAGGAACATCATGTCGGTGATGTTGTTTGATGTAATCAGATACCGACAGACTACGATCTCTGGTTGTTTTGATTAACCAGAGATTCTCATGCTCGGAAACGATTTTTCCTTGCCAGTGGTAACTGGATTCGGCTGCAGGGATCCGGGTTACACAGGCTGCCAATCGCTGTGCCAGTAAATCTTTCATCCACTCTGCCGGATCGTCGAAACGGGTGGATGTCATTAGCAACACTGGATCGTTTAGCATTCTAGGTGTCGTTTGACCGATGGCATCAAACATGAATCAGCTTTTTAGCAATTTTGATAGTTATCCACTCAGTGCCGTTCCATACTTTAAATTGAGTATTCGCTTCGCCTTCCTGCTGCTTCCCGTATTGTGGTCCTTTGCCTTGTATTGGTGGGCGAACAACCGGTTGCGGTCGAATTGGCGGTGCTTGCGGTGGCGGTGCTGCTGGTTTCACCGGAGTTGCTTGAACTACTGGAACCGGCTTAGCTGCCTTAACAACTTGTTCGACTGGATCGATTGTGAGCTTCTCTGGTAAGGTTGGAAGAACAGATGATCCGATTTTCTTTTTCACCTTTAGCAGTTTCACCGAAACCGCTTTTTGCGAAACACCGAAGTGTGTGGCAATCTTCTCCGAGCGCCATCCCATCCGATGCATATCGAGCAGTTGCAACTCTTCCTCGGGAGTCCACTTCTTCGCTTCTCCGCCAATCGAGGCGCGTTGTCGCGGAATCGACATTACATCGGATACGCCGCTCTTTCGCATCGCCTGTCGAAGTTTTTGTAACTTAACCGCTACAGACTTTGTGGTC from bacterium encodes:
- the clpP gene encoding ATP-dependent Clp endopeptidase proteolytic subunit ClpP is translated as MSLVPMVIEQTGRGERAFDIFSRLLKERIIFLGTPIDDMIASLVVAQLLFLDAEDPEKEIALYINSPGGMVTAGMAIYDTMQYVRSPVSTICTGMAASMAALLLAAGEPGKRLALPNSRIMIHQPSGGARGQASDILIEAEEILKIKKQLNLLLSKHTGQSIEVIEKDTDRNNYMNPEEAVKYGLIDSVISKQADNASKEHAAKGKKK
- a CDS encoding exopolyphosphatase, yielding MMTPMRIVTRADLDGIACAVLLRHVVTVSDYRFTEAFPLQHGELAIQSNDIITNLPYAEGCALWFDHHASNEPKVPRPGKWAVAPSAARVVYDYYGHNRFPGCDRMVVETDRVDSATITAEEIANPSGYFLLELTINPKKPADEPYWRKLINLLFEANGEVEPVLQESETAQRAHVVLSELDEYRDAISSRSRLEKMVVVTDLRGLERVPAENRFLVYGMFPAAEVSIKLAEVHNEKGHMVKISLGRSILNTRSTVNLGELLTQYGGGGHTAAGSVHVPFGKEEAVYRELLTKIQAAS
- a CDS encoding glycosyltransferase → MNRIVVLGDGLFVPELLRRSIEVVHLHPASETTPFPLEHWTGLEIAKYLLPNDILLISGAISPVVFPASFENIRNPVVCYLPDAPLHRFWMSRAATSLTRLVVDQPQEVSFYRKLGINAEWLPLAADPTLYHAGNRAWNDRDIDFLFVGTVDPARRLKRSKLLKIIQSVVAVTILDGGGNRSVPADEVAEYYRRAKVIINENMFPSVNLRMFEAMASGAMLFTEETDCCWSRLFTDGKHFLTFNAENLRERVRWIKQNLASEVKIIAEVGRREVENHHLLSNRVDQLLAVLLALPSNDNPLSRLHPGVPLRMALRWSLHPQRDIWLQSSLSLLAEDSTTFDKESWLDRVALMHVLQKDNALLDTLKEAIKQHPNSLRLRVAIAWQQIAAGSNNGYAHLRQALRIAGYEDFSDTRLRTELGYCHFATANLLTVIGEDFDPGFLRKKLPVFLWKAMEHYQQAVELSPDDEEIRCTFARFLQERFAVEEAAYLLEHAPNLTVRIREALALLQPELCR
- a CDS encoding response regulator — protein: MPRRLRVLIVDDEVEIVRLLSEIISTVGWEAVGARDGLDAYELFKREKFDLIITDIYMPRMNGLELLAKVKKDKVEMPVMLITGYSHFKQLLQSLRYKPDGFLQKPFDVSELILSIGNIQMDDQEMEAEQ
- a CDS encoding divalent-cation tolerance protein CutA, which produces MFDAIGQTTPRMLNDPVLLMTSTRFDDPAEWMKDLLAQRLAACVTRIPAAESSYHWQGKIVSEHENLWLIKTTRDRSLSVSDYIKQHHRHDVPEIVIFEIAAINHEYHQWLIQNVDVSSSSDSNDS